TGCCGCGCCGGGCGCGGGAGGAGGCTGCTGCGGCGGCCGCCATGCCCGACGCGCAATGGCCTGCCGCGGCCCTCATCGTGCCCGTGGCCGGCGCGGACCCGCGGATGGAAGGCGCCCTGCGCAGCCTGCTGACCCAGGACTACCCCGGACTTGCGCCCGTGCTGGTGACAGCCACGGAAAGCGAACCCGCCGCAGAGCTTGTAACGCGGCTGTGCAAGGATTTTCCGGCCACGCGGCATGTGGTGGCCGGTCCGGCCCAGGGCTGCGGGCAGAAGAACCACAATCTGCTGGCCGGGGTGGACGCTGTGGGCCCTGCAGCGGAAGTCTATTTGTTCTGCGACAGCACCCACCAGGCGGCCCCGGACCTTGCGCGTCAGCTGGCCGGGCCGCTGGTCAGGGGCGAGGCGGCCTTTACCACGGGCTACCACGAAGTGGACCCAGGCGACAGCCAGACGGCCACCCTGGGCTATGCCTTCTGCGTCATGCTCATGCGTCTGCTGCAGGCCATGGGGGCCTTTACCCAGCTCTGGGGCGGGGCCATGGGCATGAGTCGCGCGGCCTTCAAGAAGTACGGCGTGCGCTCTTTGTGGTCTGAAACCGTGGTGGACGATTGCTCTCTTACCGCCCTGCTGCAGGTGCGCGGCGCGGGTGTGCGGCTGTGCCCCGGCGCGCTGTTGCGTACTGAGGCCGCCAATCACCCCCCGCACGTCTGGCGGGCATGGATGGACCGGCAGGTGCTGTTTCTGAAGTTCTGTATGCCGGGGCAGTGGCTGCTGCTGGGGCTGCTGGCCGTTATGACGGCGGTGCCCGTGCTTGGCGCGGCGCTTTCTTTGTTGGGCTGGCTTTTGCACCTGGGCGGCGGCGCGGGCGTGCTGCTGACCCTGTTCTGGCTGGCGGCTACGGCCGGGGCCCTGTATCTCTGGCGGGCGCTTTTGCCCCGCCCCGTGTCCCTGCTGCGCTGGTTGTGGGCCTATGGCCGTTCCGTCTGCCTGTTTGCGCGGGTCTATGCGGCCAGCGTGGGGGCCACGGGCATCGCCTGGCGAGGCATTCGCTATGTGGTGGGGCGCGGCGGCGTAGTGCGCGAGACTTCGCGCCAGTAGGGCCTGGCATTTTTGCAAATGCGCATGCGCAACGTTGGGGGCATCGCAATTTTGCAATGCTCTGGCGGTTGTGTAAGCAGACGTCCGCTCCGGCACTTGCCCGTAACATTTTTGTCATAACGGGCCAGGCGGCGCTTGCGCCTCTGTAGCGGGCGGGAGGATGGATAAAAAAGTTCTTAATGATCAGTGGCTTTGACACAGGTACCCGGCGCTGTGTATGGTTCGCCCCTTGGCTGCCCGTAGAACCGGTCGTCGGTTGTCGCGGACGCGTCCCGGCGGGCGTGCGGAGTTTTTTTATGAC
This sequence is a window from Desulfovibrio legallii. Protein-coding genes within it:
- a CDS encoding glycosyltransferase family 2 protein, whose product is MFWLWFVLVVGQCALLFILARTGEALPRRAREEAAAAAAMPDAQWPAAALIVPVAGADPRMEGALRSLLTQDYPGLAPVLVTATESEPAAELVTRLCKDFPATRHVVAGPAQGCGQKNHNLLAGVDAVGPAAEVYLFCDSTHQAAPDLARQLAGPLVRGEAAFTTGYHEVDPGDSQTATLGYAFCVMLMRLLQAMGAFTQLWGGAMGMSRAAFKKYGVRSLWSETVVDDCSLTALLQVRGAGVRLCPGALLRTEAANHPPHVWRAWMDRQVLFLKFCMPGQWLLLGLLAVMTAVPVLGAALSLLGWLLHLGGGAGVLLTLFWLAATAGALYLWRALLPRPVSLLRWLWAYGRSVCLFARVYAASVGATGIAWRGIRYVVGRGGVVRETSRQ